One window of Quercus robur chromosome 5, dhQueRobu3.1, whole genome shotgun sequence genomic DNA carries:
- the LOC126724901 gene encoding uncharacterized protein LOC126724901 — protein sequence MQNELFLYIVLEQHYHSKLQFFKYIINFIDCDGGNLRVIFLFLLSEAANPDSGKNDDLAASKSGETAVGPDNATASTSTTSRRLVDRKVERFDKNIMKRGAVPETTAKKGKDYPVGLVLHCDGGNSKIGCTANAHNLLSLPSLLLSA from the exons ATGCAAAATGAATTATTCCTCTATATTGTGTTAGAGCAGCACTACCACAGCAAGTTGCAGTTTTTTAAGTATATAATAAACTTCATTGACTGTGACGGTGGCAATTTGCGggtaatctttctttttctattgtcGGAAGCCGCCAATCCTGATTCTGGCAAGAATGATGATTTAGCAGCCTCAAAAAG TGGTGAGACGGCAGTTGGTCCTGACAATGCTACAGCTTCCACAAGC ACAACTTCGAGGCGTCTTGTGGATAGGAAGGTGGAGAGGTTCGATAAGAACATTATGAAGAGAGGAGCTGTGCCTGAAACAACCGCAAAGAAGGGAAAGGACTACCCCGTTGGTCTTGTTCTTCACTGTGATGGTGGCAATTCAAAAATTGGCTGTACTGCCAATGCTCACAATCTCTTGAGCTTGCCTTCATTATTGCTGAGCGCTTAA